A region of the Bacillaceae bacterium S4-13-56 genome:
GAACTCATTGGATTCGCCCTCCACTTTATCAATATAATCAGGATCATTTACCGATGATTTGTAGGGACTCATATTAATATAGGAACCATCTCCGTAAGCACTGCCAACTCCGTTCGTCGTTTTTGATTGGCTACTTAAGTCTTCGTAGGTAGCCTTTCCCACTACCAAGGAAGAGGTCCCGGAC
Encoded here:
- a CDS encoding spore germination protein, whose product is MPISDLEINIGNFKVLHMSGTSSLVVGKATYEDLSSQSKTTNGVGSAYGDGSYINMSPYKSSVNDPDYIDKVEGESNEFLQYFTNPNSYPPQSFDAPYRRNQDKK